In Leclercia sp. LSNIH1, the genomic stretch ATATCCGTGCGGCGCTGGTTAAAGATGCAAATGTTATTGACTGTATCGTTAACTTACCCGCAAAACTGTTCCTGAATACCCAGATCCCTGCCGCATTATGGTTTATGCGCCGTGATCGTGAAAACAGCAGCCAGTATCGTGATCGCAGTAAAGAAATTCTGTTTATTGATGCCCGTAATCTTGGTCATTTGATTAATCGTCGTACCAAAGTGCTTTCTGACGACGATATCAAGACCATTGCTGATACCTACCATAACTGGCGTAATAAAGGTGGTGACTATGAGGACGTTGCTGGTTTCTGTGCTTCCGTAGACATTGATGAAGTGGCTAAACTCGATTATGTGCTGACACCGGGTCGTTATGTCGGTCTCGCTGATGAAGAAGACGATTTCGACTTTAAAGAACGGTTTACTGCTCTTAAAGCGGAGTTTGAAGCACAACTGGAAGAAGAAGCGCGCCTGAATAAAACTATCGCTGATAATCTGGCGAAGGTGATGTTATGAGTGAGTGGTCAAACGTAAATCTAGCGTCATTGTTGTCGTTTGGTAATGGCAAATCCCGGCCATTAGATTCTGGAAATATTCCAGTATATGGCGGCAACGGTATTATGAGCTATGTATCTCACTTTAACTATGATCATGAAACAATCATAATTGGTCGTGTAGGGGCCTATTGCGGTGCTACTTATTATGAAAATAAGCCCATTTGGATTTCTGACAATGCTCTGTCAGCCAAAGCGGTTGGTGAACATAATACAAAATATTTATATTATCTATTAAAAAACTTAGATTTAAATCAATTTGCAGAAGGTTCAAGTCATCCTCTGCTAACACAAAAGCTGTTAAATTCAATTGAAACAAAAACAGCATTAAATCCTAATGAACAAAAATCTATTGCCTCTGTGCTGTCCTCTCTTGATGACAAAATAGATCTGCTTCATCGCCAGAATAAAACTCTGGAATCTATGGCTGAAACCCTGTTCAGGCAGTGGTTTATTGAAGAAGCACAAGATGAATGGCCTGAAAAAAGCCTCAATCAATATGTTGAGCTAAATAAATCATCAATAAGTAAAAAGTATGATTTCAAAGAGATTCAATACTTGGATACAGGTTCTCTAACCAAAGGGAAAATATCTGAACTTCAAACCATGCTGTTATCAGAGGCACCAAGTCGAGCTAAAAGATTAGTCAATGAGTTTGACATAATAATATCAACAGTACGCCCAGATCAGTGTCATTATGGTATTTGCATTGATCCACCGTCAAATCTCGTTGTTTCAACAGGTTTTTGCGTCATTTCTGGCAAATCAATTAGCCCATTTTTTATTTACTATCTTTTAACTTCTGAGGATATGACCGAATATCTGCACTCAATAGCAGAAGGTTCTACGTCAACCTATCCTTCTTTAAAACCAGAAGACATTGGCAATGTTTTATTCCTCTATCCAGGTGAGGAAAAATTAAAAAACTTTCATAAACTTGTTGGCTCTTACTGGAACAAGATTCATAACAACTACAAAAAAATACAGACCCTAGAAACCCTCCGAGATACTCTCTTACCGAAACTGATGAGCGGTGAAGTACGGGTTCAGTATGCAGAACAAGCAATCGCGTCAGTAGCATAAAATAATTAAGCGGATACACAGCCCGTTCTCTGGGTAAGCAATAAGGACAATACGCATGGCAAAGATGACCGAATCCGATATTGAAGTAATGGCGATTGAGCACCTGCAAGGTCTGGGCTATGAGTATGTTTACGGCCCGGACATTGAACCCAGTGGCATCAATCCGTTACGTAGCTATCAGCAGGTTATCCTTGAAGATAAAGTGCGTACTGCCCTGCAACGTCTGAACCCGCACCTTAGCGAACAGAAGTGTGAGGAAGCCCTGAAACAGGTGATGCAGATCAGCACACCTGACCTGATGGCAAACAATCTGGCTTTTCATCGCCTGTTGACCGAAGGAATTAATATCGAAGTCAGTAAGGATGGTAATACACAAGGAGAGCTGGCCTGCCTGATCGACTTTAACGATCCCACGAATAATGAATTTCTGGTCATTAATCAGCTCACCATCAAAGAAGGCAACCATACCCGTAGACCGGATCTTATTTTGTTCATCAACGGTCTGCCATTAGTCGTTATCGAACTTAAAAATGCCGCTGACGAAAATGCAACGGTTGCAGGTGCTTATAACCAGATTAAAACCTATCAGAACCAAATCCCCAGCCTGTTTACCTACAATACATTTAATGTGATATCTGACGGGCTGGAAGCCAAAGCGGGGACGGTTTCTGCCGATTTCAGTCGTTATATGACATGGAAAACATCAAACGGCAAAACGCAAGCCACCAGTACCCAGCCAATGCTCGAAGTCCTGTTACAGGGGTTGCTTAATCCTGTAACACTGCTGGATATGATCCGCCACTTTATCGTGTTTGAGGCCAGCAAACATGAAGACAGCAAAGGGATTATCAGTATCCGTACTGTTAAAAAAATGGCGGCTTATCATCAATACTACGCTGTCAATGCGGCGGTACTTTCCACTATCCGTGCCTCGGCGGTGAATGCGGACTCCCCCTCTGCCGAAGTAGCAGTACGCCAGCAGGGGCGTAACAGTAAAGATCTCGTTAATGCGCAAAAAACCGGGGACCGCAAAGCGGGCGTAGTCTGGCATACCCAAGGTTCCGGTAAATCGCTTTCGATGGTGTTTTATACCGGGAAAATTGTACTGGCGCTGGATAATCCGACCGTGGTTGTGATCACTGACCGTAACGACCTTGATGATCAGCTATTCGGTACGTTTTCTTCTGCTACACAGCTACTACGTCAGACACCTAAACAGGCTGATAACCGGGAAGAACTCAAAGAATATTTGCGCGTCGCGTCTGGTGGTGTGGTGTTTACCACTATTCAAAAATTTCAACCTGATGATGGCAGTAATATCTTTGAGTTGCTGTCAGACAGAACCAATATTGTCGTTATCGCTGATGAAGCCCACCGCTCACAGTACAGTTTCAGCGCCAAAGAAGTTGACGTGAAAGACAGCGAAGGCAACGTAACAGGTAAGCGCACCGTTTATGGCTTTGCCAAATATATGCGTGATGCCTTACCCAATGCGACCTATCTGGGCTTTACCGGAACCCCCATAGAAAAAACGGACGTAAATACCCCTGCTGTTTTCGGTAACTACGTTGATATCTACGATATTTCGCAGGCCGTTGAAGACGGTGCAACCGTGCGTATCTTCTATGAAAGTCGTCTGGCGAAAATTGCCATCAGTGATGAGGGTCGACAGCTTATCGAAGAGTTTGACGATGAGTTTAACGAGGATGAGCTGACACTTACCCAGAAAGAACGTTCTAAATGGGCCAGAATCGAAGGGCTGATTGGCAGTTCAAAACGCATTAAAGCCATTGCAGCGGATATGGTCCAGCACTTTGAACAACGCTTAAAGTCCAATGCCGATCATGGCAAGGGCATGATTGTTACCATGTCCCGTCGTATTGCCGCTGAATTGTATAAGGAAATCGTCGCACTTAAACCCGAATGGCATAGCGATGATTTAAATGACGGCGTGATTAAAGTCGTGATGACCTCTTCCGCTGCTGACGGGCCAGAAATCGCTAAACACCATACCACTAAAAAAGAACGTCAGGTTCTGGCTAACCGAATGAAAGACGACGACGACAAGCTGAAACTGGTGATAGTGCGTGATATGTGGCTGACCGGCTTTGATGCGCCAAGTATGCATACCCTGTATATCGACAAACCGATGAAGGGCCACAACCTGATGCAGGCCATTGCCCGTGTCAACCGCGTGTACAAGGACAAAATCGGTGGTCTAGTGGTTGACTATCTGGGTATTGCTTCTGATTTAAAAGAAGCCTTGTCGTTCTACTCCGATGCCGGAGGACGTGGTGATCCAGCCGAAGTTCAGGAAGAAGCCGTAACGCTCATGCAGGAAAAGCTGGAAATCCTGGAAGGCATGATGCATGGATACGATTACAAAGCTTACTTTGCCGCAACTACCTCACAACGCCTGACAATTATTCTTGAATCAGAAAACCATATTTTAGGGCTGGATAACGGTAAAGGTAAAATGCGTTTCCTGGCTGCGGTTGCAGCCTTATCGCAGGCATTTGCATTGGCGACACCGCACGATAAAGCAATGGAAGCGGCACCCGAAGTAGCATTCTTCCAGGCAGTAAAAGCCAGACTGAATAAATTTACTGAAAACTCAGACGGATCAGAAGAAGAACACAATGACAGTCTCGAAGTTCGGGTAAAACAGACTATCGATCAGGCTCTGGTTACCGATAAAGTTGTTGATATTTTTGACGCTGCTGGGATACAAAAGCCTGATATTTCCGTTCTTTCTGAAGAATTCCTTCAGGAAATGAAGGATTACCAACACAGAAATATTGCTTTGGAAACGCTTAAAAAACTGCTTTCTGACGAGATCAAGGTTCGCTCGAATCAAAGTATCACCCAAGGCAAAAAACTGATTGATATGCTGACCTCTGCAATCAATGGCTACCAGAACAAGGTACTGACCGCAGCGGAGGTAATTGATGAGCTAATCAAGCTTGCCAAGACTATCCAGGAATCTGACAGCCTTGCCACCCAGTTAAACCTCAGCGCTTATGAATATGCCTTCTATTCTGCTGTTGCAGATAACGACAGTGCTCGCGAGTTAATGGAAAAGGAAAAACTACGAGAACTGGCAGTCGTACTTACGGAGGCTATCCGCAACAATGTCAGTCTTGACTGGACAGTGAAAGAAGCAGCAAGAGCAAAAATTCGCGTGGTGGTAAAACGTCTGCTCAAAAAATATGGTTATCCACCCGATATGTCCTTGCTCGCCACAGAGACCATTTTGAAGCAGGCTGAACTTTTAGCTGGAGAATTAGGAAAATGATTCCCTAAATTTTTAGCATATAAACTATTTTAAGTTATACAGGAGAAGCTAATGGATAGCAGGCCATATCTTAAAACAGTACTATATATACTATCACTGTGGCTTTTATTTTTATCATTATTAATTATGTCCTACGATAAGGTTTTGATAAAAAATGTGTGGGACTATATTTTCACTGAAAATTTTACTTTTCCGATCTCGTCATTGAGAGTGAGAAATATCGTTTTCATAGTTAGTTTGGTTTTCATCTTTATCGGTGCAATTATTTTAATAATTCTTGCAAATAGTTTTGGTTCGGGCTGGTCTGTTGCATGTACTGTATCAGACATTAGCAATGAAAATCATGAGCATTTAGAATTTTTAACCACTTATATAATGCCCTTAGTTTTTACTGATGTCGACAGTAAACGAACTGTATTAAATTTAGGATTGATGATATTTGTCATCGGCGCGATATACGTAAAAACAAATAGGTTTTATTCAAATCCATCACTTGCAATACTCGGATTCAGAATATACAAAGCTAATGTTCATGATAGAGGTGTTAAAAAATGCACAATTATATGCCGTGGTGTTCTAAAAAGCACAGATAGTATAAAGTATATAAAAATCGACGATGAAACTTATTTGGCTAAAATAATATAGAGATCACAATATGTTCACTGACATTGAAAATATTTTACAATCACAGAAAATCTCTGGTGAAGCTTTTTTTGTTGCTGATACTCAAGGTGTTGTAGATATATTTAAAGTTAATCTTGAACCTAATGCCGAAGTAGATCTGACCACTTCATTTTCCAAAAGTATAATGGATAATATCATTGAACCTAACAGAGGTAAGGCAGTAATCCCACTTGTGTCAACATTACTGGAACGAGACAAACAAGTTTTCGAATATGACCATTTAGCAATCAATCACCTCCCTATTGAATTTACGAAGATGAACGATGTGCTAAATTTCGGAGTCAATGGTAATGCAACACAGTTTGATTTCACTACACAAAGCCTTACATCGGTAAAAGCCGTAATTTACCATATTTGTGATGGCAATGGGAACAGTGTAGTAATTTACCAACACAAATACCCTGTTTCACTACATAAGAAAACAAAAAAATCTTTTTTTAGTTTAAATGGCAGAACCTTAGATAAAATAACTCATGATAGTATTGATATAAATGACACTATTGACTTTTTCTTCTTCCAGAATAAATATTACGCATTAAATATTAAATTACTTGAAAGAATGTATGGGTTAGAGAGTGTGATAGATAATCTTGCAAACAACTCAACGCCATTGATAATCAGTCTTGGAATTGTTAACACACAAGGTATGCCAGCACCGCTAGATATTTTCAAGGATATGTATAAAGACAGGGCATTTATGCGTAGACTTGCTATGGTCTCGAAAGGAAGCTTAGTACAAACGGGGGTATCAATACCTCAAATACAACAAGTAATGCAGCAATTCCCTGTTTTTCAGAGAAATATTGATCTGACAGGTGGCTTAGTGAACCTTAATACGAAAGATCAAAAAAGATATTTTATCCGACTACTTAATAATGAAGCTTCTTTTGCTGCCCTCGACAACTCGCCCTTCCTGGCTGTTGAAAAAGACTCCGCTGCTTAAATTTTAAATGAGCATCCTCAAGCCGAATAACTTAAAGGATGCTCTTCAAATTTTAATAAGCATTATCAACAGCAAAAAACCTCATAAAAAACACTACTCATTTAATTTCCAAAATTAAGAAGAACATTAATAATCACCATTATATTACATGATCTTTTCCATATCCTATAGCATTACTCTCTAAAGTATTAATATCTGAGCCTCTAATTATCTCCTTTATACAGATCAGTTCCAATATGGATAAATATTTTTGTGAAAATGGTTAACCCACATCACATAGGATAACCTTAACGTCCCTATGTTCCATTAAGTTAAGAATAACCTCAAACAAACCAAATCAGATCCCCCCCTAATAAAACA encodes the following:
- a CDS encoding Kiwa anti-phage protein KwaB-like domain-containing protein; the encoded protein is MFTDIENILQSQKISGEAFFVADTQGVVDIFKVNLEPNAEVDLTTSFSKSIMDNIIEPNRGKAVIPLVSTLLERDKQVFEYDHLAINHLPIEFTKMNDVLNFGVNGNATQFDFTTQSLTSVKAVIYHICDGNGNSVVIYQHKYPVSLHKKTKKSFFSLNGRTLDKITHDSIDINDTIDFFFFQNKYYALNIKLLERMYGLESVIDNLANNSTPLIISLGIVNTQGMPAPLDIFKDMYKDRAFMRRLAMVSKGSLVQTGVSIPQIQQVMQQFPVFQRNIDLTGGLVNLNTKDQKRYFIRLLNNEASFAALDNSPFLAVEKDSAA
- a CDS encoding type I restriction endonuclease subunit R gives rise to the protein MAKMTESDIEVMAIEHLQGLGYEYVYGPDIEPSGINPLRSYQQVILEDKVRTALQRLNPHLSEQKCEEALKQVMQISTPDLMANNLAFHRLLTEGINIEVSKDGNTQGELACLIDFNDPTNNEFLVINQLTIKEGNHTRRPDLILFINGLPLVVIELKNAADENATVAGAYNQIKTYQNQIPSLFTYNTFNVISDGLEAKAGTVSADFSRYMTWKTSNGKTQATSTQPMLEVLLQGLLNPVTLLDMIRHFIVFEASKHEDSKGIISIRTVKKMAAYHQYYAVNAAVLSTIRASAVNADSPSAEVAVRQQGRNSKDLVNAQKTGDRKAGVVWHTQGSGKSLSMVFYTGKIVLALDNPTVVVITDRNDLDDQLFGTFSSATQLLRQTPKQADNREELKEYLRVASGGVVFTTIQKFQPDDGSNIFELLSDRTNIVVIADEAHRSQYSFSAKEVDVKDSEGNVTGKRTVYGFAKYMRDALPNATYLGFTGTPIEKTDVNTPAVFGNYVDIYDISQAVEDGATVRIFYESRLAKIAISDEGRQLIEEFDDEFNEDELTLTQKERSKWARIEGLIGSSKRIKAIAADMVQHFEQRLKSNADHGKGMIVTMSRRIAAELYKEIVALKPEWHSDDLNDGVIKVVMTSSAADGPEIAKHHTTKKERQVLANRMKDDDDKLKLVIVRDMWLTGFDAPSMHTLYIDKPMKGHNLMQAIARVNRVYKDKIGGLVVDYLGIASDLKEALSFYSDAGGRGDPAEVQEEAVTLMQEKLEILEGMMHGYDYKAYFAATTSQRLTIILESENHILGLDNGKGKMRFLAAVAALSQAFALATPHDKAMEAAPEVAFFQAVKARLNKFTENSDGSEEEHNDSLEVRVKQTIDQALVTDKVVDIFDAAGIQKPDISVLSEEFLQEMKDYQHRNIALETLKKLLSDEIKVRSNQSITQGKKLIDMLTSAINGYQNKVLTAAEVIDELIKLAKTIQESDSLATQLNLSAYEYAFYSAVADNDSARELMEKEKLRELAVVLTEAIRNNVSLDWTVKEAARAKIRVVVKRLLKKYGYPPDMSLLATETILKQAELLAGELGK
- a CDS encoding restriction endonuclease subunit S, whose product is MSEWSNVNLASLLSFGNGKSRPLDSGNIPVYGGNGIMSYVSHFNYDHETIIIGRVGAYCGATYYENKPIWISDNALSAKAVGEHNTKYLYYLLKNLDLNQFAEGSSHPLLTQKLLNSIETKTALNPNEQKSIASVLSSLDDKIDLLHRQNKTLESMAETLFRQWFIEEAQDEWPEKSLNQYVELNKSSISKKYDFKEIQYLDTGSLTKGKISELQTMLLSEAPSRAKRLVNEFDIIISTVRPDQCHYGICIDPPSNLVVSTGFCVISGKSISPFFIYYLLTSEDMTEYLHSIAEGSTSTYPSLKPEDIGNVLFLYPGEEKLKNFHKLVGSYWNKIHNNYKKIQTLETLRDTLLPKLMSGEVRVQYAEQAIASVA
- the kwaA gene encoding anti-phage protein KwaA, which codes for MDSRPYLKTVLYILSLWLLFLSLLIMSYDKVLIKNVWDYIFTENFTFPISSLRVRNIVFIVSLVFIFIGAIILIILANSFGSGWSVACTVSDISNENHEHLEFLTTYIMPLVFTDVDSKRTVLNLGLMIFVIGAIYVKTNRFYSNPSLAILGFRIYKANVHDRGVKKCTIICRGVLKSTDSIKYIKIDDETYLAKII